GGTGCAAGTTATGATTTACATCCAAAAAGACTTCTTGAAGGATATTCAAGAGGTTTTTTTCCTTGGTACCAAGATGATGATGGGCTTTTTCATTGGTTTGTTTTAAATGAAAGAATGCTTTTAAAAACAGATGAGGTTAAAACAACAAAAAGACTTCTTCAAAAATTAAGAAGTAAAAAGTGGAAATTTAAAATAAATACTCGTTTTGATGATGTAATTAGAATGTGTAGCAGTGTAAAAAGAAAACATGAAAGTGGTACTTGGATTAATGAAGATTTCATAAAAGCATATACTGAACTTCATAGATTAGGATTTGTGATATCAGTGGAGAGTTATTATGAAGGTGAGCTTGTAGGTGGTTTTTATGGGGTAGCTATTAATAAATATTTTAGTGGTGAGAGTATGTTTCATATAAAACCTGATGCAAGTAAATTGGCTTTAATTTATTTTGCGGATATTTTAAGACAAAATGGAGTTGAATATATTGATTGTCAAGTCCCAAGTGAACATCTTGGAAGAATGGGTGGCAGAGTTTATAAAAAAGAGGAATTTATTCCAATAATTCAAAAAGCAGCAAAAGGAGAAATAATTGACAACCCTAAAAACATGGAATGTATTAGTAGAGCTTATTAAAACAAAGACAGGAGCTATTTTACATAAAATAAATCTCTCGGATAATCATTTTTTCTTAGAACAAAATCCTCTAAAAGATTCTAAATATGGTGTTGCATATAGAGAATTAAAGCTTAAATATCCAGAATTTTATATGTTTTGGGAGATTAAA
This Caminibacter mediatlanticus TB-2 DNA region includes the following protein-coding sequences:
- the aat gene encoding leucyl/phenylalanyl-tRNA--protein transferase, which produces MIKVSDFPPLYLLDNFEFPSPYEPYEDGFIGASYDLHPKRLLEGYSRGFFPWYQDDDGLFHWFVLNERMLLKTDEVKTTKRLLQKLRSKKWKFKINTRFDDVIRMCSSVKRKHESGTWINEDFIKAYTELHRLGFVISVESYYEGELVGGFYGVAINKYFSGESMFHIKPDASKLALIYFADILRQNGVEYIDCQVPSEHLGRMGGRVYKKEEFIPIIQKAAKGEIIDNPKNMECISRAY
- a CDS encoding DUF7132 family protein, with translation MTTLKTWNVLVELIKTKTGAILHKINLSDNHFFLEQNPLKDSKYGVAYRELKLKYPEFYMFWEIKDNEYTGKVLTARITDKKELDKFIEELVGDNFKNYEDFN